The window AAAAACATGACTTAGAGTACAAATACACTGCAGCAGTTTGTGCCctaaatatatttcataattgtatcttgtcagtgggtcaTCAGGAATGTCATAGGTTTTTATACCCAGTTCTGAggtaaaaacattaaattaattttaccaTGACCGTGCCCCTTTAAGTTACAGTGTACATCTTGTTGACTAGGGATAAttatagcctgcgtagctggccaTATTGTTGGTGCAAGAGGCAAATTAACGAGCGGCAAAGCCACGCAGAGAACAGGCCCATACTCTGTGTGGCCAGCCTACTTCCAGCTATGTTGGCTGGCTACTGGGGACACTACTTGGTTTGCTGACCACCCACCCCACCTTGTATTGAATACCCTTTTTCTTGCATTCTTTCTTTGATTTCGTTCGTTTAGTGTACCAATGAAGATCGGatataattgttttaaaacttcttttattCTTTTGCTTGCATGGTCACCATGGGTAGCTTGCTCTTGTTAACTTGGAATTTTTTCTCTTgatgtaatatttcaaaaacgagtgagAGTGTTTTACCGAggtttccaaacacgagaaaacttttgttttcgaTAAGCACAGAACGCAAAAATCACATAAGCatgtgatttttgctttcttttattTAATCAGCGCACAGTTTGTGATGATGTCCGTGTTTTTCACAACTGGAGCTTGTTTATTTCAAGTAGCCACAATTTGCATTCAGTGGCGTCCAGCTAGTTCCGAAACATGGACGAGCAAGCCAAAATTCTGTATACTTGACCCGGAAAGCATGTTCAAAGAATATGATGTGCACTGTGTGCAAAGTCTCGAAGAGGAGTTGGAGGACTTGGATACTCTTTTCCTAAATTATTGGCTCACAAAATTCGTCCCGGATGTTGCTAATAAGAACGGTGGTTGGTATCCACCTCGTTCCTCGTATGGAATTGTTTGTGGCTTAAAGCAGCACTTGGAGGATGGAAATGGAGGGAATGCTTTGAATCCTTTAGACAGCAGTGATAAAAGGTAAGTTTGGAGAAGTTATATTTTAATCCAGTGTGCTTTATGTGATACAGAAACTTAGAATCTTTACGAAATTTATGATCTACTACTTTTGAGGTTTGCTATTTTTTGTCCATGCTTAGACGCAGAAATGAAAGACGCCACGCACGAAGGTGTTTTTCTCGAAACCAAGAAGGAGGAAAAGGAGGAAGTTACGGACGAAGAGGAAGAATTGTTTTGGAGTAAAGGACTGTTAGGCTGTGGAAGAGCTAAGTCTCTTTTaaatattgtttattattacaatGGAAAAATTTTTGGATTGAGGAGAAGCGAGCACAGGAAATTGAGTTTAAAGAATTTGAGTTACGACGCACGAAGGTGTTTCTCTTGAAACCAAGAAGGAGGAAAAGGAGGAAGTTACGGACGAAGAGGAAGAATTGTTTTGGAGTAAAGGACTGTTAGGCTGTGGAAGAGCTAAGTCTcttttaaatactgtttattatTACAATGGAAAAATTTTTGGATTGAGGGGAAGCGAGCACAGGAAATTGAGTTTAAAGAATTTGAGTTAGGTCCAAACTTTATTAAATTTGAGGAGAATTTGTGCAAAACCTTTCATGGGGGCTTGACTGATCTGAAATATGTTCCAAAGAGAATCAAACATATTTGTCACAATGTTGGGGAAAAACACAATCCTTGTTTGTTAGAAGTGTATCGAATGCATATTGGTTTCGTAGAGTGTAAAGCCAAGGAAAGTGATTGTTTTTACTTGAGGGCAGCTAAACATAAGTTTTCCTTTCAGAAAAGTCCAGTAGGAATTAACGCGCTAAATGCAATCCTACCAAATATGTGCAAGGAGGCTGGAATTAATCGGAAAAAGGCTCATTCTTTGCGAATTGCCTGTGCCACTAAGTTATTTAATTCAGGCGTTGAAGAAAAACTCATTCGTGAAAGGACCGGTCATAGGTCAAATGCCTTGTCAACCTACGAGAAACCTAGTTTAGAGCAAAGTGCTAAAGTGTCTATtactacaatactcgtcaaaaatcttgatttccacttccccaatgttgatttgggtatcacagtggtctcagtgcttcaaaacacccgtggctcaacattggggagggagaaggcacatttcagttgGGAAAACAGTGTcaagtagaaatctcaggatttttccagaaaattcgagagaaacggtgtctgtttcaacgatttgtgacgagtattgtagttCAGAAATTCCATAACATGTCATTTGCATGTGCGAGTGTCGCGTAAATTACATGCACGATTCATCCCCGTGCAATTTTATTTAGTCGTATGAATTTGCTACAGCACATCACATTCTTTTAAGGACGTCAAACCGAAGGGGGCATTCTGTAAGTAATTCTGGGATGTGAAAATCAGTCTTACCTTCTTGCATACTAATGATTCAAACGACCTTGTAAATTGTCACGCGAAGTTTCTCTGGAAGGCCTAGGCGGAAGCTATCGCCGGGGAGGCTCCGAGTCTACATAATCCGAAGAGTTCGTCCCTTAGTACGATGATAACTCAACTTATAATTAAAGGACGGCAAATTGAGGCGATCAGTGTCAAAATCAGAGTGCAGAGCAATTGCAAAGACCAACGTAAATGCAAACACAGTGATGGGAGTAGCAGTCACGTGTTATATGAAAGTCACGTGGTACCCATGATTGCGACATCTGGAAGGTACTACGTGGTGTAAGCCCGCACAAACCATCCCGAGCGCCTTCTTATCACAGTacagtatggggcccagttctcAGCCACAAAAaacagggtcgtaacgaggtatatgggatcagggatcaacagcctttttaggggtgggatcaGGGATCACAGCTCCGGGATCTGGGATCACAACCCGTGATATCGGGATCAGCAGTGTCTTTGTGGAATCAGGGATCAGACTTAACAAATTTTTgcgggatcagggatcaaaattcCGGGCAAAAATACGGGATCagttatgaaaaaatatacctcgttacgaccctgaaAAAACGcaaacttgtatttcttaccttggaatagctgtaaggacttgaaatttcaaagacaactagcttcagcattcagttAACACATGTAAAGCTATCGGCTGCTCAACGCTGTTTTCTCCGGAGTTATAACGAAAATGGAGGCTTCGTTCGTGGGCCCAGTTATCGGCCAGcgagcccagttctcggccacaaaagagTGCACTCGATTCCTTAGAATAAACAACGCTTTATCACCATTTTTTGTTGTCAAGTCACTaataaggcttgtgtttgatattCCGACCAAAAAGTATccttaacgagctttgtttcatgttagaaAAGGAAGTTTTTTGCACACCTAATTTTTCTCTTAATTGCTCCATGACAAGCGAGGCTAAAAAGAGTTGGGTATTTCAAAACGGGGTCCGGTAAGTCCGAACTCATAGTTTTAATTCATATCTACTGTCAGAACATGCCACCCCATTACAGCTTTACTGTTCGCATCATCACTGGGTGCCCTCACTCCAAAACGCCCGCTGGAGGTGAAAGGAGTAGGAGCCATGGTAATACACTGGCCATCACTGCGGTAGGCCTGATAGGTTTCATTTTCGGCCCAggagccctccgtttcttttggCCACGTGGTCCgacgtgaccaaaagaaacgaagGGCTCTTGGGACGAGAATGGACAAGTTATGACACTTCCTTCCAGTGCCGACTTGAAACGATCCCTCAAAAGCCACTGTGATTGTCATAGCTCAATGACATAAAGAAAGGCTTTGAAACTTATTTCCTTTACTCATTACAATTCGAAATAAGACTACTGACTTGGAAATAACCACTGTAAAATTCCATCTTTCAAGTAATAACTACAATTGAAAAAGTTCATTTGATCTCTAGAAGTAACCATTGACTAAAGTTACCTTTATGTTTTCCCAGCTAACTTGTTAACATATTAGATTTCTAAGCCATTATGTCTTCAAATTTCTTCCAAGGACTTGAATGCAATTTCTGACGTTGAGTGACCTTGGAACGACTTGGTCAAAATTTGAGAAAACATCCAAGACCGATAAATATCAACGTGAATTAATTCTTTTGGGTAAATCACAAGTTTAGACCATCTTGGCCTGCTTAATTTAAACCTTCTAGGCAAGTAACTTTAAAACGTTAGGAAATAAGAAATCTACATGCGACAACTGCCACTCAATAAAATTGCATAAGAAAGAGttggcttaaatatacaaggggGGATACGTGTTGAGATAAACTATTGTTACTTATTGTACCAAATAGAGCTTTGTTTGAAGTCAAAACAAGGATATCTTTTGTTACAGTGGTTGGAacctctgaatagccaaaagaACTTTTGGAAACAGATACCTTTCCAAAGTGTCTTTTCTTCTCTTGGTGCtacaaagatctactttatGTATGGCAACCTAGGACGTGCAGAAAAAATGTTCCTTCAGTAACAGGCAACAACCGTTATGTTACATTTCAGTAAAAACATACTTCAAAAATGCAAGAACGAGAGCATACATATGCGCATGATTAATACAACAAGATTGCTTCAATCTGATAGATTAATCATGCGAGGGTTGACAGACAGCTGCATGACGTATAGCAACTGTCCttgtccctgggcagcggtctCTCTTGAGGCTTAACCAAACTAATGTAGTTCCACCATTGTGCTACTACGTCACAATTCTGGTTCCCTTGCGTCACTCACAACGCCTGAGCTCCGACACCAAGTTGACCAACACGCTCTATAAAAGGAGCTGTAACTGTGGTCGTAGATCACTTGCCACTCTTCAAACAAAGCATAGAAAGGCTCTGCGAAATTCAGTACTACAATTAAAAAGACAGCTGCTTGCAGGTTTGAATTCGTTTGTGCTATTTTACAACAAGTTCCTTGGTTTCCAGATCTTGAGTCATCCTTGATCGCCATGGAAGAATGTTTTACAAACTCCGAGGTCTTCGACAGTCGTCTTCAATGACAATCAAACACAAATTCCAACGAAGGTATGGGACGGAGTTGTTTCATTCATATTGCGTCTGACGCTttgacagaaagaaaacatcataGGTGTCACGGCAACCAATTTGCTGATGCGGTaggtttttgaaaacttgaaaacaaatcACCTCTAGAAGAATAAAGATAATTAGTAATTCAAATGTGTTGACATCAAGACAAATTTAAAAGGTCATCGTCTCACTTGCACTTGCTGTCTATCACCCGAAAAGCTTGTGAGTAAATTCCCTGATTTTGCTCATAACACCCATCGATTCAATCACTTGTCTGCGCGAAAACAATGATTGAAGATGTTTGACTTCCTGTTTGATGTACCAGATTAAGATTAAACTAATGGTACTGGGAGTCATGGtataataggccacttcgaaaaataccataatactctttgttttccccccaaattttgcataagcattgtttccagtttcttttgggacttacattggtcccaagagaaaacaaaaacgatgCCTATGCAAAAATTGGGCGAAtgaacaaagagtattatggtatttttcaaaGTGGCCTATTACGCAAAATGTTATGCATGCAGAATGACTAAACGAAATCAAGTAACTGATCGGCACAAGTTACTAACGCTAAAGTCCTTATAAGAAACTGGTTAGTTAATTACTGTTTACAGTCACGGGTAAATTACCTGAAAATTTTCTGACTTTATGAAAATTTTTTCTAAAAACATTTTCCATACATTAGATTACAGTAcaagccccagttgttcaaacaatggatagcactatccgccgaataaatcactatccactggataactcaattagttttgccagtgtttatccgctggatagtgatttatccggtggatagcgctatccatcgttcgaacaactggggccagaacatTTATTTCTTACATTCATTCTGCATACGTTACATTAAAGCGGAAAAGACTCGCTGGAAGAAAGAGTCGGCGCCTTCTTTATACCCAGTTGTTTTAGTCAAGCCGACGATAGCAAGGGGAATGAAGTTCACTATTACAAAAACCAGGCCATTTTCAAGAACAAAAGAGAAGAAATTTGATGGCGCTTCCCTCTTTTGTCTTCGAATCAAATGATCCGAAAGTGAGACAATTTTCTCCTCGTAAGCGACAAGTTGCGATCCTAAGCTAGGAAATTGCAAAATCGCTACAAAAAACAACAGAGGGACTGACTGGACAACTTATACTCTACTTTAAGAGAATCCGATAGGTGGGTACCTGCAATGTTCCAAAGCAACCGCTTTTACGTTCCAACTTTCATTCTCTCGAGCTTTTTTCCACACCATAGAAGCTGACAGTTACTTCTATGAGCGAAAGTGATGGAGACGTTAGCACATATCTGCTGAAGTCGTATCTACGGCGGCCATTTGTAATTTGTGAATCGTTAACTTTCAATCTCAGTGTCTTAAGTGATTGACTTTTCATTGCTTCCTCCAAAAGATCATATAAAATGTCTTCACCTGGCTTGCCGCACAAGTTGAGTGTCAAATTAAACGTAGTTAAAGActtaaattgcaaaaaaaatcctTCGAAGCAACTAAGAGGACGTATATTGCCGTAGTTATTAATTGTCAGAGAGAAATTAtttagtgagttgttttcccagCTCTTGTCAACTTCCCAGTCAAGCGTTAATTCGCCAAAGTTGTTAATTGTCAAAATGAGACTCTTCAGAGATTTCTTACGTGCCAATCCTTCGTCTGTACCGCGTTTCCACGAATCCCATACAATTGAGTCGCTGTTAACTGTTAGAAAGAGATTCTCCACTGATGTGCTACGTGCCCAATCAATGCCCAGTTCACTTGCAACTGCGTAAGCGTTGTTTTCAATTACCACAGTGAGATTCTTCAGTGATGTGTTGCGTTCCACACCACTGCCGAGGCTTTCTCTCCATTTACCGCTCTTCTTGTAGTAGTGAATTGCTAGGGTAAGATTCTTCAGTGATGTGTTGCGTGCCAAACCATCTCCCAGGGGGAGTGCCCATGAATAGCTCGTGTCGTCGTCGTCGTGGTCGTCGAATGTCAAACGGAGATCATTCAGTGTGGTGTTGCTTGCCAAGACGTGATCAAGACCATCTTCTGGTTCACGACTGAAGTTGGAATTGCTTGCTACTCCAGCGTGCACGCCGTTGCCCAAATCACTGTTTTTAAGAATTTCCTTTCCTGGCAAAACATTGCACTCTTCAGCCTCGTCGTCGCTCTCAATACTGATTCTAGCGCTGAGATTATGTTTCCTGGTATTTTTGGCTTCCTTAAAGAGCGCAACGAGAGAATCAAGGTTGTCAATAGAAACAAATTCGTTGTCACGCGATTCTTCTGGAGGAGCAGGAACGTCACAAACATTAAGGGTAACTGTTGGATTCTTGTCTAATTTAAGTTCTTTGAAAAGAGTTCTCCCCTCTTTGGTTAACTCTTCCCAAGTGTTGATAGTTAAGGAGGACAGTGTATTTCGTTCGTCAGCCCATCTTGCTGTAAAGTTAGCAATGTCATTGGTTAACTTTCCGTGAATGTCCAATGTCAGGTGAGACAGTGGGCTGCACAATAAGTTTTCTAGTAAAGCTTCTGTACCATCATCACCCAACTCTCCCCAGACATTTAGAGTAACATTTTGTCGTACGCGTGAGCCACCCATAATCCCGAAAGGACGAAAATCTGCCACCTGACTGGCTGTCACTTTGCTGAAGGTATTAGGGTGGATTGTAATTAAAGCGGGTGTTTTCTGTCCGAATCGTGAATGCAGATTGTTCCCAACAGCCGGCCAATTATCAGGAACCTCTCCACGAAGAGAAACAATAAACTTAGTACGGGAATTATTTCCTACGATACCTCGCTCTATTAACCTAGCACCATGAAGACTCAGCTTTCCACAGACACACAAATCAACGACCTTAACTGCAATTTCACCTGTAAAGCCTCTTGCTAGGACCACAGCAAGCGAGTCTTGCATATCTCCGTAGATATATAAAGAGAGAGAGGACAAAAATTTGTTAAATAAGAGATTCTCTAAAGCTTGTAAAGCAGCTGGACTCAATGAACCATGAATTCTGAGACCGACAGACGACAGTGGTGTATCCGCACATAATCCAGCGTCAAGAGCCTTGGCCCAGCCATCGTCACTCTCATCGAACAAAGCAAATGTCAATTTCTCTAAGGTTTTGTTTGTTCTTAGGTATTCAGCAACAATTTCCCACTCAACTGCAGATGGTAGCGTCAACTCGCACAAAGAGGCGAAattggaaatttctttaaaaaactcACGACACCTGAAAATGTACTTCTCTGCAAGGAAGTAAATAGATGTTACATTTGGAATAGACGCAAGCTCCCTAAAAGCGGTAAAATTCCAAGACGCCATTATTTTAAGGTGAACTTCAGCTGGTTTAGGAACCTCGGGAATTCCTGTGCAGGTACTTAGAAGTCTAACTAAGTCGCCACCAACAGAATAGTCGAATTCACCGGAATCTATAAATAACTGTAGGACCCGTGGAAAAGGTAAGAATGAAAACAGAGTGTAAGCCATTTGTTCAGGGTTCCCACTTTCACTAAAGCTCTCAAGAAAGAAACGCGTTTCTTCTGTTTCGCATTGGAGCCAGTCCCAGTTACTCTTTAGCTTCTCACCAATCTGTGTGAATAGAATAATTGCCTCCTTGCGCAGTATTCCACACACAAATAAAAACACTTGCGGAAATTTTATGACCAACCGCCTAAAGCTTAAGCGCTTAAATACTTTAAACTGGTTTCTTCGCAACTTATGCGCAATATAGAACGCAGCCATGTACTCTTGGAACGACTTGTGAAGAAAGAAGTATTCATGATTTGGTTTCAATCTCTTCAAACTTTCTTCTTTGAATACAAGGCCGAGATAACGAACTACTAATTTGTCATCACTTCTTTCAAGCTTTGTTAATTCATCTTCCCGAAAACTATGACGATCATTCAGCAAGCATTCCCAAGCCAGCTTTCCAAGAACAAGGATATTTGCTTCAAATTGCTTTTCCAAATCGCTGTCCTCTTCACAAGCCTTCACACTGTTCTTCTCACAATATCTTCTCAACAGACACCGGACAATGATTTGATAGAGATCAGTACGAGAAGACGGCAGTTTTCCTTCATGATCTTCATAAACAACGCaaaggagaagtaaatttagaGGATTTTTTTGCAGGGCATGCaagaaagtgttttcttttgtttcctcaaTGAGCCTCTCTCCCTTGGATGGATCAATATTCTTAAAATGCTTCCTGATGTACTCAAAAGAATCTTCTTCAGTGAATCCTTCAATCTGAACACAAATATCAAATGCAAATTGTTTCCTGGCTTCAATTCCTTTTTCTTGTCGAGTTGTGGTTAACACATAGCAAAACGGTAAAATACGTCGTTTGAGAAGTTTGCTCACATGATACTGTGATTTCTCAGGGAGCTCGTCCAATCCGTCCAAAATGATAAGAATTCTTTTCTGGTTAACAAGGTCCGTGATAAAGTTCAGAAGACCTTCCTTGGTCTTTACCGCGATGTCGTCGGGTAGGAGCTGTTCACTAATGGCTTCCATTATGTCTCCGTCCAAGTCTCTGCATTTGAgcaacaacacaagttcgaagATAGGGAAGGTAGAAGGCATTGATTCATTCGCCCAGTCATAAGCAAGTTTAAGACAGAGTGTGGTTTTGCCGATTCCCGGACTTCCCTCTGCTAGGGCCATGGAACCTTCGCCTTCACAACTGAAAATGTTACCCAAATCTATTTCCAAGCTTGCAGGGTGAACAATCCTTTTCGGTCTTGAGACAATTTTTAGTCTAGTGTAGACTTCATCCAGATGTAACTTCATGGCTTTGCTCCAAAGAAGCGGACTGAACTCAGCTCGCCTTTTGTACTCTTGTGTGAGCAATTTCCTGACGACCACAGTGTCAGCAATGGCGGCTGGAAATAACGCataacaggagcccatcagATGGGCACCTGCAAAAAAGTAGTACAGAattaaaacattgttttgttggaGGTTAATAAATGGAACCTCAAGACAAATTTCAATATAAACCGTCACTAAAACATATGCCAACATTTAACTAGACTGCCAGCAGTCCCTTCTTAGTCAGTCGATTCGCCAGCTTTAGTCACGCAAAAACGAGCTCTGTAACTATCCACACCGTTTTTGTTCCTGAAATGTGAACACACAATTTCCAATCCACGTGACTTGTGGTAATTGCAAAAtcattacagtaacgggaaataatatttttagacaacgttctggtagccgtcgtcgtcgtcttgcTTAAGTAAGGCTGGTTTTCAGTAGGGAAGGACTCCTAAGAGCGCTTTTGACCTAGTAAAAATCAAAtatcggagtcgtaagcgggAGTCATAAGCCCGACGGAATCGGAGTGAAAACTACATTGTctgagtcggaagcagaagccaAAGAACccaccaatcacaatgcttttCCGCTTCTGCTGCCGACTCCGAAAgtgcagttttcactggatcgtaagcgacggagtcataagcggaatcggtaGTCTGCTTCCAactccgacagtttgatttCCGCTACTgagatcgtatcgctctgccCTTCTGATAACGACTCCTGACTccgtcactagtgaaaaccagcctttaagctccctaatgttttagttagtggagagaaaccccttttTGTAAGGTGAATTCTTCTGTCAACGCCTATTGgggaagccacaaaggttgctagtgaaactaaatattattaaataacCGCAACGTCAACGGAAATGTCATTCCAAAATAAAGCTTAGCGCAGTCGCAAGTATTTTTCGATTATTCCGTCTAGTTTACCTTTACCGGCAAACTGTTATCCAGTAACTGGATGCGTACGAACGGTATTAAAGTCAAAATAGAAAATGGATGGTTCAttgttgtatgctcacgttgtcgtcaaaacctaaaatttggtgatttcatgccgttgttttgtggagtacgtcAGAGAAATGCACgaaaattcgtgttgcacgtgcaggtcgattatgtttccttttttaaccaataatattctttctTCGTGGCATTGCCGTAGCTGTAGCCGTCGTATTGCTTAAACTCCATAGTTCTGTTTGGGcaacggcgacgaaaacgtcacctcaaaaatataacgcagctattacaacggctctcgggattggttcagaaaaaaatgaacacaaagaac of the Montipora foliosa isolate CH-2021 chromosome 14, ASM3666993v2, whole genome shotgun sequence genome contains:
- the LOC137984645 gene encoding uncharacterized protein isoform X1; this translates as MSTWNPSFSGSSSCELQEGNESRTGLEVPSRKLKVTLLSSEWKSTKGSLSTINRELAIQLAKHQNVEVSMYLPCCSEEDVRIAGGNHVKLIQAKELIGYEPMEWLLSAPENHEIDYVIGHGLILGRQVQLIQRYLKCKWVQVVHTAPEDLGMFEGYANAISRAEEKHKAEIKLCELADEVVAIGPKLADEYSRYLRHCQRDQSVFKVTPSIFSEFSVVKQAAEERRTFCVLVFGRGDTEDFELKGYDIAAKAISDLNEESYEVTFVGAPPGKEEEVAAKLCQRGIARRQLTVRSFKESREYLGRLFCEVDLCIMPSRTEGFGLAALEALSAGLPILVSRNSGLGYALQDVPLGSSCVVNSEDPKEWAKAIEIVRKKSRNVRLEETEILRTQYAKKYCWKEQCDELVKMMFNNIFGTHAVEGGQDSSLTRKHLPSTVVSESYVESTRAGINLTEKQGKRPSHPSDTPPSKKQRHDTDICRVGVPERQAAEKLEKTPFHQNAASPRKKQTHDTDIREVGVAGRQAAENLEKTPSLHICEGAHLMGSCYALFPAAIADTVVVRKLLTQEYKRRAEFSPLLWSKAMKLHLDEVYTRLKIVSRPKRIVHPASLEIDLGNIFSCEGEGSMALAEGSPGIGKTTLCLKLAYDWANESMPSTFPIFELVLLLKCRDLDGDIMEAISEQLLPDDIAVKTKEGLLNFITDLVNQKRILIILDGLDELPEKSQYHVSKLLKRRILPFCYVLTTTRQEKGIEARKQFAFDICVQIEGFTEEDSFEYIRKHFKNIDPSKGERLIEETKENTFLHALQKNPLNLLLLCVVYEDHEGKLPSSRTDLYQIIVRCLLRRYCEKNSVKACEEDSDLEKQFEANILVLGKLAWECLLNDRHSFREDELTKLERSDDKLVVRYLGLVFKEESLKRLKPNHEYFFLHKSFQEYMAAFYIAHKLRRNQFKVFKRLSFRRLVIKFPQVFLFVCGILRKEAIILFTQIGEKLKSNWDWLQCETEETRFFLESFSESGNPEQMAYTLFSFLPFPRVLQLFIDSGEFDYSVGGDLVRLLSTCTGIPEVPKPAEVHLKIMASWNFTAFRELASIPNVTSIYFLAEKYIFRCREFFKEISNFASLCELTLPSAVEWEIVAEYLRTNKTLEKLTFALFDESDDGWAKALDAGLCADTPLSSVGLRIHGSLSPAALQALENLLFNKFLSSLSLYIYGDMQDSLAVVLARGFTGEIAVKVVDLCVCGKLSLHGARLIERGIVGNNSRTKFIVSLRGEVPDNWPAVGNNLHSRFGQKTPALITIHPNTFSKVTASQVADFRPFGIMGGSRVRQNVTLNVWGELGDDGTEALLENLLCSPLSHLTLDIHGKLTNDIANFTARWADERNTLSSLTINTWEELTKEGRTLFKELKLDKNPTVTLNVCDVPAPPEESRDNEFVSIDNLDSLVALFKEAKNTRKHNLSARISIESDDEAEECNVLPGKEILKNSDLGNGVHAGVASNSNFSREPEDGLDHVLASNTTLNDLRLTFDDHDDDDTSYSWALPLGDGLARNTSLKNLTLAIHYYKKSGKWRESLGSGVERNTSLKNLTVVIENNAYAVASELGIDWARSTSVENLFLTVNSDSIVWDSWKRGTDEGLARKKSLKSLILTINNFGELTLDWEVDKSWENNSLNNFSLTINNYGNIRPLSCFEGFFLQFKSLTTFNLTLNLCGKPGEDILYDLLEEAMKSQSLKTLRLKVNDSQITNGRRRYDFSRYVLTSPSLSLIEVTVSFYGVEKSSRE
- the LOC137984645 gene encoding uncharacterized protein isoform X2 is translated as MSTWNPSFSGSSSCELQEGNESRTGLEVPSRKLKVTLLSSEWKSTKGSLSTINRELAIQLAKHQNVEVSMYLPCCSEEDVRIAGGNHVKLIQAKELIGYEPMEWLLSAPENHEIDYVIGHGLILGRQVQLIQRYLKCKWVQVVHTAPEDLGMFEGYANAISRAEEKHKAEIKLCELADEVVAIGPKLADEYSRYLRHCQRDQSVFKVTPSIFSEFSVVKQAAEERRTFCVLVFGRGDTEDFELKGYDIAAKAISDLNEESYEVTFVGAPPGKEEEVAAKLCQRGIARRQLTVRSFKESREYLGRLFCEVDLCIMPSRTEGFGLAALEALSAGLPILVSRNSGLGYALQDVPLGSSCVVNSEDPKEWAKAIEIVRKKSRNVRLEETEILRTQYAKKYCWKEQCDELVKMMFNNIFGTHAVEGGQDSSLTRKHLPSTVVSESYVESTRAGINLTEKQGKRPSHPSDTPPSKKQRHDTDICRGVPERQAAEKLEKTPFHQNAASPRKKQTHDTDIREVGVAGRQAAENLEKTPSLHICEGAHLMGSCYALFPAAIADTVVVRKLLTQEYKRRAEFSPLLWSKAMKLHLDEVYTRLKIVSRPKRIVHPASLEIDLGNIFSCEGEGSMALAEGSPGIGKTTLCLKLAYDWANESMPSTFPIFELVLLLKCRDLDGDIMEAISEQLLPDDIAVKTKEGLLNFITDLVNQKRILIILDGLDELPEKSQYHVSKLLKRRILPFCYVLTTTRQEKGIEARKQFAFDICVQIEGFTEEDSFEYIRKHFKNIDPSKGERLIEETKENTFLHALQKNPLNLLLLCVVYEDHEGKLPSSRTDLYQIIVRCLLRRYCEKNSVKACEEDSDLEKQFEANILVLGKLAWECLLNDRHSFREDELTKLERSDDKLVVRYLGLVFKEESLKRLKPNHEYFFLHKSFQEYMAAFYIAHKLRRNQFKVFKRLSFRRLVIKFPQVFLFVCGILRKEAIILFTQIGEKLKSNWDWLQCETEETRFFLESFSESGNPEQMAYTLFSFLPFPRVLQLFIDSGEFDYSVGGDLVRLLSTCTGIPEVPKPAEVHLKIMASWNFTAFRELASIPNVTSIYFLAEKYIFRCREFFKEISNFASLCELTLPSAVEWEIVAEYLRTNKTLEKLTFALFDESDDGWAKALDAGLCADTPLSSVGLRIHGSLSPAALQALENLLFNKFLSSLSLYIYGDMQDSLAVVLARGFTGEIAVKVVDLCVCGKLSLHGARLIERGIVGNNSRTKFIVSLRGEVPDNWPAVGNNLHSRFGQKTPALITIHPNTFSKVTASQVADFRPFGIMGGSRVRQNVTLNVWGELGDDGTEALLENLLCSPLSHLTLDIHGKLTNDIANFTARWADERNTLSSLTINTWEELTKEGRTLFKELKLDKNPTVTLNVCDVPAPPEESRDNEFVSIDNLDSLVALFKEAKNTRKHNLSARISIESDDEAEECNVLPGKEILKNSDLGNGVHAGVASNSNFSREPEDGLDHVLASNTTLNDLRLTFDDHDDDDTSYSWALPLGDGLARNTSLKNLTLAIHYYKKSGKWRESLGSGVERNTSLKNLTVVIENNAYAVASELGIDWARSTSVENLFLTVNSDSIVWDSWKRGTDEGLARKKSLKSLILTINNFGELTLDWEVDKSWENNSLNNFSLTINNYGNIRPLSCFEGFFLQFKSLTTFNLTLNLCGKPGEDILYDLLEEAMKSQSLKTLRLKVNDSQITNGRRRYDFSRYVLTSPSLSLIEVTVSFYGVEKSSRE